The proteins below are encoded in one region of Paenisporosarcina cavernae:
- a CDS encoding thiolase family protein, whose product MREVVIVDAARTAIGKRKGMLKEYRPDELLGNLLDQLVTRVGMEKGLVEDVIIGSVTQTAEQAGNIARTALLIGGFPVSVPGVTIDRQCGSSQQAVHFASQAILAGDMDVVIAGGVESMSRVTMFSNVGDTKPSDKLTAAYEIIHQGVSAERIAEKWNISREELDKFALASHQKALYAIQNGRFEREIIPVDVFTEEGTYRKFDTDEGPRVDASIEKLAELKTVFQEDGRITAGNASQMSDGASAVILAEKAYAEKMGWPIRAKIIARTVVGSDPTLMLTGPIDATKKVLAKAGMTLDQLDLYEVNEAFASVPLAWQKELSADPSKLNVNGGAIALGHPLGATGTKLLSTLLHELERTNKTYGLLAICEGMGMANATIIERV is encoded by the coding sequence ATGAGAGAAGTCGTCATTGTGGATGCAGCTAGAACTGCTATTGGAAAACGAAAAGGAATGTTAAAAGAGTATCGCCCCGATGAATTGCTTGGAAATTTACTCGATCAATTGGTAACACGTGTTGGAATGGAGAAAGGGCTGGTAGAAGACGTCATTATTGGTTCCGTTACCCAGACAGCAGAACAAGCTGGAAATATTGCTCGGACGGCATTACTAATTGGAGGATTTCCTGTGTCCGTTCCAGGGGTAACCATCGATCGTCAATGTGGATCAAGCCAACAAGCGGTGCATTTTGCATCACAAGCAATCCTGGCTGGAGATATGGACGTGGTAATTGCAGGTGGTGTAGAAAGCATGTCGAGAGTTACAATGTTTTCAAACGTCGGTGACACAAAACCAAGTGATAAATTGACAGCAGCATATGAAATCATTCACCAAGGAGTGTCAGCAGAACGAATTGCGGAAAAGTGGAACATTTCACGCGAAGAATTAGATAAATTTGCGCTAGCAAGTCATCAAAAAGCGTTATATGCAATTCAAAATGGACGTTTTGAACGAGAAATAATTCCCGTGGATGTATTTACGGAAGAAGGAACATACCGAAAATTTGATACAGACGAAGGACCACGTGTCGATGCTTCCATCGAAAAGTTAGCAGAACTAAAAACAGTCTTCCAAGAAGACGGAAGAATTACAGCTGGCAATGCCAGTCAAATGAGCGATGGAGCTTCAGCAGTGATCTTAGCGGAAAAAGCTTACGCAGAAAAAATGGGCTGGCCGATTCGAGCGAAAATCATTGCGCGAACAGTTGTAGGATCAGACCCAACGCTTATGCTGACTGGTCCAATTGATGCGACGAAAAAAGTGCTTGCTAAAGCAGGAATGACGTTAGATCAATTGGATCTGTATGAAGTGAATGAAGCATTTGCGTCTGTTCCGCTTGCGTGGCAAAAAGAATTGTCTGCCGACCCATCGAAGTTAAATGTCAACGGTGGCGCGATTGCATTAGGTCATCCGCTTGGCGCAACGGGTACGAAACTACTTAGCACCCTACTTCATGAATTAGAACGAACAAATAAAACGTACGGATTGCTTGCTATTTGTGAAGGAATGGGAATGGCAAACGCCACGATTATTGAGAGAGTTTAA
- a CDS encoding GrpB family protein, protein MTSNVENDQTIPKWAYEKIKIVSPNPFWEKQAIEWKDEVRKLLMPLGIEQVEHIGSTSIPGLPAKPIIDLMARVPNLEMTNELITNLEKHDWHYVPPELDMRNWRRFFVKVKENRRVAHLHIMQSNEKRWEEHLVFRDTLKENRDLLNEYAILKSTLAMQFKDDREQYTTAKSHFIENVLRNS, encoded by the coding sequence ATGACTTCTAATGTTGAAAATGACCAAACGATTCCAAAATGGGCTTATGAAAAAATAAAAATAGTGAGTCCAAATCCTTTCTGGGAAAAACAAGCAATTGAATGGAAAGATGAAGTAAGAAAACTGCTAATGCCTTTAGGAATTGAACAAGTCGAACATATCGGTAGTACTTCCATTCCAGGGCTACCCGCAAAACCAATAATTGATTTAATGGCACGTGTTCCTAATTTAGAAATGACAAACGAGCTGATAACGAATCTTGAAAAACATGATTGGCATTACGTTCCACCTGAATTAGATATGCGAAATTGGAGAAGATTCTTTGTGAAAGTCAAAGAGAATAGAAGGGTTGCCCATTTACACATCATGCAATCCAATGAAAAAAGATGGGAAGAGCATCTCGTATTTCGGGATACTTTGAAAGAAAATCGAGATCTTCTGAATGAATACGCCATACTAAAAAGTACATTAGCAATGCAATTCAAAGATGACAGGGAGCAGTATACGACTGCAAAATCACACTTTATCGAAAATGTACTACGAAATTCTTAG
- a CDS encoding IS3 family transposase, which yields MKYYEEKCLYVTNYKGFLSIVELCLMVGISRSGYYKWMKNSHKERKAEKDKTLLNKMLSIYNTHAGTLGNERMKNELEKAGIKVSVKRIARMRRDYHMPLKTSHNWKQKSKPHAIIGNLLNRNFKAKRPGIKLCIDITYLEVERPYRHFLYLCAIKDLCHGEVVAYSISDTMTTSMVLQAVDQLLEKGLMEKNAILHSDQGSQFTSARYLNYLYQNSITPSMSRRGNCWDNACIESFFGKLKVEMPCFIIPKTDEEMIKAVENYISYYNNVRPQLKSKKTPKELLLEMAS from the coding sequence GTGAAATATTACGAAGAAAAGTGCTTGTATGTAACGAACTATAAAGGTTTCTTGTCCATTGTAGAGCTTTGTTTAATGGTCGGGATCTCCCGATCCGGTTATTACAAGTGGATGAAAAATTCCCATAAAGAAAGAAAAGCAGAAAAGGATAAAACACTTCTTAACAAGATGTTGAGTATCTACAATACTCATGCAGGTACATTAGGGAATGAACGAATGAAAAATGAATTAGAAAAGGCTGGAATTAAGGTCAGTGTAAAGCGAATTGCGAGAATGCGAAGAGATTATCATATGCCATTAAAAACAAGTCATAATTGGAAACAAAAATCAAAACCACACGCGATAATCGGAAATCTTTTAAACCGTAACTTTAAAGCTAAACGTCCAGGAATTAAACTATGTATTGACATTACTTATCTAGAGGTCGAGAGACCTTATAGACATTTTTTATATCTATGTGCCATTAAAGATTTGTGCCATGGAGAGGTAGTCGCCTACTCGATCAGCGATACGATGACGACATCGATGGTTTTACAAGCAGTTGATCAATTGTTGGAGAAAGGTCTTATGGAAAAGAATGCGATTCTACATAGTGATCAGGGATCGCAATTTACTAGTGCAAGATATTTAAATTACCTTTACCAAAACTCCATAACTCCCTCTATGTCGCGTAGAGGAAACTGTTGGGATAATGCATGCATCGAAAGCTTTTTTGGGAAGCTTAAAGTAGAAATGCCATGTTTTATAATCCCTAAAACAGATGAAGAAATGATAAAGGCAGTTGAAAATTACATCTCTTATTATAACAATGTTCGACCGCAATTAAAATCAAAGAAGACTCCTAAAGAGCTTTTACTAGAAATGGCTTCTTAA
- a CDS encoding 3-hydroxyacyl-CoA dehydrogenase, producing the protein MQMSGKVAVITGGASGLGEATLRMLVDEGAQVAIFDVNEARGKLLVEEFGESVVFYSPTDVTNAAQVEQNVASVVQKFGRIDVLVSCAGIAPPAKVLGKDGPMALEKFATIVQVNLIGTFNVLRVVARVMQENAPNEDGERGVIVNTASVAAFEGQIGQAAYAASKAGVVGMTLPIAREFARDGIRMMAIAPGLVETPMFNGLPDAAKATLASSVPFPNRLGKPSEYAQLVKSIVENPMLNGEVIRLDGAIRMAPK; encoded by the coding sequence ATGCAAATGTCTGGAAAAGTGGCGGTTATTACTGGGGGAGCTTCCGGTTTAGGGGAAGCAACGCTTCGCATGCTAGTGGATGAAGGTGCACAGGTTGCGATTTTTGATGTGAACGAAGCGCGAGGGAAGTTATTGGTCGAAGAGTTCGGAGAAAGTGTCGTCTTTTATTCCCCAACAGATGTGACGAATGCGGCGCAGGTAGAGCAAAACGTGGCTAGCGTGGTACAAAAATTCGGACGAATAGATGTGCTGGTTAGCTGTGCGGGGATTGCACCGCCGGCGAAGGTGCTTGGAAAAGATGGACCGATGGCTTTAGAAAAGTTTGCGACGATTGTGCAGGTGAATTTGATCGGGACGTTTAATGTGCTTCGCGTGGTCGCTCGTGTGATGCAGGAAAATGCACCAAATGAAGATGGCGAGCGTGGTGTAATTGTGAATACGGCTTCGGTTGCGGCGTTTGAAGGGCAAATTGGGCAAGCGGCGTATGCTGCGTCAAAGGCAGGAGTCGTTGGCATGACGTTACCAATTGCTCGTGAGTTTGCGCGGGACGGTATTCGCATGATGGCAATTGCACCAGGGCTTGTGGAGACGCCGATGTTTAATGGACTACCGGATGCTGCAAAAGCGACTTTGGCAAGTTCTGTGCCGTTTCCGAATCGTCTTGGAAAGCCGTCAGAGTATGCCCAGCTCGTGAAGAGTATTGTGGAGAATCCGATGTTGAATGGGGAAGTTATTCGATTAGATGGTGCGATTCGTATGGCACCGAAGTGA
- a CDS encoding acyl-CoA dehydrogenase family protein encodes MSRYRFEEAEHVAFRKSLRKFLEKEAVPHYDEWEKERLIPKSFWKKLGEMGYLAPQLPEEYGGLETDFRYAVIIGEEMERVGASLTGVGLHNDIVLPYLESYATEDQKRRWFPGCLTGETITAIAMTEPGAGSDLAGIQATAVRDGDYYIVNGSKTFITNGIQANLIVTAVKTDPQARHKGISLLVMEEGTPGFSRGRKLDKVGMHGQDTSELIFEDAKVPVSNLLGEENAGFSYMMTKLQQERLMVAISAQTAAEDMVEMTLAYVKSRTAFGKSIASFQNTQFQLVEMMTELELGRTFLESLIEDHMAGKDVVTKVSMAKSWITEKAKEMSAKCMQLHGGYGYMEEYKIARRFRDIPVTAIYAGTNEIMKVIIAKNLGIQ; translated from the coding sequence ATGAGTAGATATCGGTTTGAAGAAGCAGAACATGTAGCGTTTCGTAAGTCGCTCCGGAAGTTTTTGGAGAAGGAAGCGGTGCCACACTATGACGAGTGGGAAAAGGAACGTCTGATTCCGAAAAGCTTTTGGAAAAAGCTTGGGGAGATGGGGTATTTAGCACCTCAATTACCTGAGGAATATGGAGGGCTAGAGACGGATTTCCGTTATGCGGTCATTATCGGAGAGGAAATGGAACGAGTTGGTGCGAGTTTAACAGGGGTCGGATTGCATAATGATATTGTGCTGCCTTATTTGGAGTCGTATGCGACAGAAGATCAGAAACGTCGATGGTTTCCAGGCTGTTTAACAGGGGAAACGATCACGGCAATTGCGATGACTGAACCAGGAGCAGGTTCAGATTTAGCGGGAATTCAGGCGACTGCGGTTCGAGATGGTGACTATTATATTGTAAATGGTTCAAAAACGTTTATTACAAATGGAATTCAAGCCAATTTAATCGTGACTGCCGTGAAGACGGACCCTCAAGCAAGACATAAAGGAATTAGTTTATTAGTTATGGAGGAAGGGACACCTGGGTTTAGTCGCGGGCGAAAGCTAGATAAAGTAGGGATGCACGGGCAAGATACGTCAGAACTCATCTTTGAGGATGCGAAAGTGCCAGTGTCGAATTTACTCGGCGAAGAAAACGCAGGGTTTTCTTACATGATGACGAAGTTGCAACAAGAACGTCTGATGGTAGCAATTTCTGCGCAAACGGCTGCGGAAGATATGGTGGAGATGACGCTTGCCTATGTGAAAAGTAGAACGGCATTTGGGAAGTCCATTGCTTCTTTCCAAAATACACAGTTTCAGTTAGTCGAGATGATGACGGAACTGGAACTAGGAAGAACGTTTTTGGAATCGTTAATCGAAGACCATATGGCCGGAAAAGATGTTGTCACCAAAGTGTCGATGGCAAAGTCGTGGATTACCGAAAAAGCAAAAGAGATGTCTGCGAAATGTATGCAACTTCACGGTGGATATGGTTACATGGAAGAATATAAAATTGCACGTAGGTTCAGAGATATTCCAGTAACGGCGATTTACGCAGGAACAAATGAGATTATGAAGGTTATAATTGCGAAGAATTTGGGCATACAGTAG
- a CDS encoding DedA family protein: MENWITDFMSQFGYFGVFLLIMLENVFPPIPSEVILTFGGFMTTYSDMTPFGVIVASTAGSVAGAVILFGIGKLLNVERLERIIEKYGRVLRLTKEDVHKADAWFDRYGIWTVLFCRLIPLIRSLISIPAGMSDMRFGLFLLFTTIGTVVWNTILVLVGAAVGDNWESIVGYMDIYSSIVYVILAVIGIAAIVWYMRFRKSRA; encoded by the coding sequence ATGGAAAACTGGATTACGGACTTTATGAGTCAGTTTGGATACTTCGGTGTCTTTTTACTCATTATGTTGGAAAACGTTTTCCCTCCAATCCCGTCAGAAGTTATTTTGACGTTTGGTGGGTTTATGACAACGTATTCGGATATGACGCCTTTTGGTGTGATTGTTGCATCAACCGCGGGTTCAGTTGCGGGAGCCGTTATTTTATTTGGGATTGGGAAATTGTTAAACGTCGAGCGATTAGAGCGAATTATTGAGAAATATGGTCGAGTGTTACGTTTAACGAAGGAAGATGTACATAAAGCGGACGCTTGGTTTGACAGGTATGGTATTTGGACTGTCTTATTTTGTCGTTTAATTCCATTGATTCGTAGTTTAATTTCGATTCCAGCCGGTATGTCGGATATGCGATTTGGGTTATTTTTATTATTCACCACAATTGGAACCGTCGTTTGGAATACAATATTAGTATTAGTCGGAGCGGCAGTTGGAGACAACTGGGAATCAATTGTTGGATATATGGATATTTATTCTTCCATCGTGTATGTGATTCTAGCAGTCATCGGGATTGCGGCAATTGTGTGGTACATGCGTTTTAGAAAAAGTAGAGCATAA
- a CDS encoding undecaprenyl-diphosphate phosphatase has product MEIIEILKAIILGFVEGMTEFAPVSSTGHMIIVDDLWLKTTEFLDQYSANTFKVVIQLGSILAVVVVFWKRLFSLVGLYKMKDVAPGDQLKLTHVIVGLLPAGILGVLFEDFIDENLFSAETVVIGLVIGAFLMIAADYFGPKVPPVQTLDQITYRQAFMVGLIQCFSLWPGFSRSGATISGGVLLGLNHRTAADFTFIMAVPIMMGASFISLLKNWEYINADDIGFYIAGFLSAFVFALISIRFFLKLIGRVKLTPFAVYRIILAIVVAAILYL; this is encoded by the coding sequence ATGGAAATTATTGAGATTTTAAAAGCGATTATTTTAGGCTTTGTAGAAGGTATGACAGAGTTTGCGCCAGTATCTTCTACAGGTCATATGATTATAGTGGATGATTTGTGGTTAAAAACGACGGAGTTTTTAGATCAGTATTCTGCAAATACATTCAAAGTGGTCATTCAACTCGGTTCTATTTTGGCGGTAGTCGTTGTTTTTTGGAAACGATTATTTAGTTTAGTAGGATTGTATAAAATGAAAGATGTTGCACCAGGAGATCAGTTAAAACTGACACATGTCATCGTTGGATTATTGCCTGCAGGAATTTTAGGCGTGCTGTTTGAAGACTTCATTGATGAGAATTTGTTTTCTGCAGAGACAGTCGTAATCGGACTAGTTATTGGGGCATTTTTAATGATTGCAGCGGATTATTTCGGACCGAAAGTACCGCCTGTTCAAACACTTGATCAAATAACGTATCGTCAAGCGTTTATGGTGGGTCTGATTCAATGTTTCTCGTTGTGGCCAGGCTTTTCACGTTCAGGAGCGACGATTTCCGGCGGTGTTTTACTCGGGTTAAATCATCGAACTGCAGCTGACTTTACATTTATTATGGCCGTTCCAATTATGATGGGAGCGAGCTTTATTTCCTTGTTAAAAAACTGGGAGTACATCAATGCGGATGATATCGGATTTTATATTGCAGGATTCCTCAGTGCATTTGTTTTTGCGTTAATTTCCATTCGTTTCTTCTTAAAACTTATTGGAAGAGTTAAACTGACCCCGTTTGCGGTATATCGTATCATCCTCGCAATCGTAGTCGCAGCGATTCTTTATCTTTAA
- a CDS encoding GGDEF domain-containing protein, whose translation MQLSNFLIYFFAYILPASLMLAFSFIIIARNRASVEHWLGFLLMNAYTVLYMGEFIRHILPSASSGYIQTYITTPCGIFILSLGLHFFAKMSNFNEVLKRPLYPFAFYVPAVLVVLSAFLSNPHENVDQYIRNGPWIYIFYDRTYFITMIASALLVIPYYFMLRSGKNRVHSLRDERLMVFMSRIVIAVFFLTLALGLPFLDGILPPKPFYYVGILFGIGIMYSMYRFDFLTNNNDQYETIFELTPSIALIFNGDWRVDEWNVAAESYQLYQDMSFDTILEMYGATRYKSKLVTMFESGELIRDFPVDVQMPATEELRYFLVDGKRFLKNRKFAYFFLVRDVTEEREAREKLKFIAFHDQLTGVANRGAFVKLSETFIHDNPTRPAYFGLLDLDFFKAINDFYGHQMGDEVLKKTAKLLEEFVGSFGRVGRLGGDEFVFAILDNETFPTIASIENRLIAYFQVNALVVEDDVIPIVPSIGISRYPDEGRTYDDLYSLADLRMYKVKNERKIRRQNRQENATR comes from the coding sequence ATGCAATTAAGCAACTTTCTTATTTATTTTTTTGCATATATCTTGCCCGCTTCGTTAATGTTAGCCTTTTCGTTCATCATTATTGCGAGAAATAGAGCAAGTGTCGAACATTGGCTAGGATTTTTACTTATGAACGCCTATACAGTTCTGTATATGGGAGAGTTCATTCGGCATATTTTACCCTCTGCGAGTAGTGGATACATTCAAACGTATATTACGACTCCTTGTGGCATCTTTATTCTATCTCTCGGTCTTCATTTCTTTGCGAAAATGTCGAATTTTAATGAAGTATTGAAACGTCCACTGTATCCATTCGCATTTTATGTGCCCGCAGTATTAGTCGTGCTTTCGGCGTTTTTGTCGAATCCTCACGAGAACGTGGATCAATATATTCGCAACGGCCCGTGGATTTACATTTTTTACGATCGTACGTACTTCATTACCATGATTGCAAGTGCGTTACTTGTCATCCCATATTATTTCATGCTTCGCTCGGGAAAAAACCGTGTACACTCTTTACGAGATGAGCGGTTAATGGTGTTTATGTCTCGCATCGTGATTGCGGTGTTTTTCCTCACGTTAGCGTTAGGATTACCATTTTTAGATGGCATACTTCCTCCAAAACCGTTTTATTATGTCGGAATCCTTTTTGGTATCGGTATTATGTACAGTATGTACCGATTTGATTTTTTGACGAATAACAATGATCAATATGAAACTATTTTCGAGCTTACCCCTTCTATAGCGCTTATTTTTAATGGTGACTGGCGGGTAGATGAATGGAATGTAGCAGCGGAAAGTTACCAATTATATCAAGACATGAGTTTTGATACGATTCTGGAAATGTACGGTGCGACGAGATATAAATCGAAACTTGTAACGATGTTTGAATCAGGGGAATTAATACGTGATTTCCCAGTTGATGTTCAAATGCCTGCAACTGAAGAGCTCCGATATTTTCTCGTGGATGGGAAACGATTTTTGAAAAATCGTAAATTTGCCTATTTCTTTTTGGTGCGAGATGTCACGGAAGAGAGAGAAGCGAGAGAAAAATTAAAGTTTATCGCCTTTCATGATCAGCTAACAGGAGTTGCCAACCGTGGTGCTTTTGTGAAGTTGTCAGAGACATTCATTCACGATAATCCGACGAGGCCAGCGTATTTTGGATTGCTCGATTTAGATTTTTTTAAAGCGATTAATGATTTCTATGGACACCAAATGGGCGATGAAGTGTTAAAGAAAACAGCAAAACTTTTGGAGGAGTTTGTTGGAAGTTTTGGAAGAGTAGGACGATTAGGTGGGGATGAGTTTGTGTTTGCCATTTTGGATAATGAAACATTTCCAACGATTGCATCAATTGAAAATAGATTAATCGCTTACTTTCAAGTAAACGCGCTCGTAGTAGAAGATGATGTTATTCCAATTGTTCCGAGTATCGGTATTAGTCGTTACCCGGATGAAGGTAGAACATATGATGACTTATATAGCCTGGCCGATCTACGGATGTACAAAGTGAAAAACGAGCGAAAAATTCGTCGCCAAAACCGACAGGAGAACGCGACCCGATAA
- a CDS encoding MFS transporter, with the protein MTIQRYYYALTSSRALLIQMVFTLNAIYYVSNAGLNPLELVLIGTIMEVSVLLFEMPTGLFADHFGRKKSLVLGTLILGVAHVVEGSTPEFWAIALASALWGFGWTFISGAEQAWIADELDGKDLERTFLRGAQFTSFARFLGIGVSVGVATLYSPQVSIIVAGALLIVVAGIAFWKVPETKFVPVDREAGDNGFLHMVKTLKTAANQVKGNTVLATIAFVTLFIGLASEGFDRLYGAHFIVDYNLEEEKAVVWFGVLYAVAFLLNMLLLKIVEVRVKHRLGTALMLINLLIVFTMIGFAWVGNVWIAVALYWMTSALRNVNYPLISVLTNERLESKGRATALSMIGQLDAFGQIAGGPLVGLLALYTSIAGGITSSAILILPVVYFLWKMNHAIKTSKTI; encoded by the coding sequence TTGACGATTCAACGTTATTATTATGCTTTAACAAGTAGTAGAGCACTACTTATTCAAATGGTTTTTACGTTAAATGCCATTTACTATGTATCCAATGCGGGTTTAAATCCATTAGAGCTAGTGCTTATTGGAACGATTATGGAAGTCTCCGTTTTATTGTTTGAAATGCCGACAGGATTGTTTGCAGATCATTTTGGACGAAAAAAATCACTCGTACTCGGGACACTTATTTTAGGAGTAGCACATGTTGTAGAAGGAAGTACTCCAGAGTTTTGGGCAATTGCTTTAGCATCTGCGTTGTGGGGTTTTGGTTGGACGTTTATAAGTGGCGCGGAGCAAGCGTGGATTGCGGATGAACTAGATGGAAAAGACTTGGAGAGAACTTTTTTACGAGGTGCTCAATTTACTTCGTTTGCCCGTTTCCTTGGGATTGGAGTGAGTGTAGGTGTTGCGACTTTGTACTCCCCTCAAGTATCGATTATCGTAGCGGGAGCCCTTTTAATCGTCGTAGCAGGTATCGCGTTTTGGAAAGTTCCAGAAACAAAATTTGTTCCTGTCGATCGTGAAGCAGGAGACAACGGTTTTCTTCACATGGTCAAAACCTTGAAAACGGCTGCCAATCAAGTAAAAGGAAACACCGTACTAGCAACCATCGCGTTTGTCACGCTTTTTATCGGACTTGCAAGTGAAGGATTTGACCGATTGTACGGAGCGCACTTTATTGTGGACTACAACCTTGAGGAAGAAAAAGCGGTTGTCTGGTTTGGCGTTTTGTATGCGGTCGCATTTTTACTCAATATGCTTCTGCTGAAAATCGTGGAAGTAAGAGTAAAGCATCGTTTAGGAACTGCTTTAATGCTCATTAATCTACTCATTGTCTTTACGATGATTGGATTTGCATGGGTAGGAAATGTTTGGATCGCGGTAGCTTTATACTGGATGACTAGTGCACTTCGAAACGTCAATTATCCACTCATTAGTGTACTGACAAATGAACGTTTAGAGTCGAAGGGACGAGCGACTGCCCTGTCGATGATTGGTCAATTGGATGCGTTTGGGCAAATTGCCGGAGGACCACTTGTTGGATTACTTGCACTCTACACATCGATTGCGGGAGGAATTACCTCTTCTGCGATTCTCATTTTACCGGTTGTGTATTTTTTATGGAAAATGAATCATGCGATCAAAACGAGCAAAACGATTTGA
- a CDS encoding TIGR00266 family protein: protein MNNHEIDYKIHGDDMQFVEVELDPQETVIAEAGSLMMMEDGIEMETIFGDGSGSQGAGIMGKLMGAGKRLITGESLFMTTFTNVQHGKKHVSFASPYPGKIIPMDLSEMGGKIICQKDAFLAAAKGVTVGVEFQRKLGTGFFGGEGFIMQKLEGDGLAFVHAGGTIIRKDLQAGEVLRVDTGCLVAMTSEVDYNIEMVRGVKTALFGGEGLFFATLRGPGTVWIQSLPFSRLASKVFAAAPQTPGGGSPGEGSLAGGLFDLLGGK from the coding sequence ATGAATAACCACGAAATTGATTACAAAATCCACGGGGATGATATGCAGTTTGTGGAAGTTGAACTTGATCCGCAAGAAACGGTCATTGCAGAAGCAGGAAGCTTAATGATGATGGAAGATGGCATTGAGATGGAGACAATCTTTGGAGATGGATCCGGGTCTCAAGGTGCTGGAATTATGGGGAAATTAATGGGCGCAGGGAAGCGACTCATCACTGGTGAAAGCTTATTTATGACCACCTTTACGAATGTCCAACACGGGAAAAAACATGTATCGTTTGCATCACCTTATCCCGGGAAAATTATTCCGATGGATTTATCCGAAATGGGTGGCAAAATTATTTGTCAAAAAGATGCGTTTTTAGCAGCAGCGAAAGGTGTAACCGTAGGCGTAGAATTTCAGCGTAAACTTGGTACTGGCTTTTTCGGTGGCGAAGGCTTCATTATGCAGAAGTTAGAAGGTGACGGCTTAGCTTTTGTTCATGCTGGCGGGACGATTATCCGAAAGGATCTTCAAGCAGGGGAAGTTCTACGTGTTGATACTGGGTGTTTAGTAGCGATGACGAGTGAAGTCGATTACAACATTGAAATGGTTCGTGGCGTCAAAACGGCTTTATTTGGCGGAGAAGGATTGTTCTTTGCTACTCTTCGAGGACCAGGAACGGTCTGGATTCAATCCTTACCATTTAGTCGACTTGCGAGCAAAGTATTTGCGGCAGCACCTCAAACACCAGGTGGAGGTTCACCAGGCGAAGGGAGTTTAGCTGGCGGTCTTTTTGACTTGTTAGGCGGGAAATAA